From a single Cherax quadricarinatus isolate ZL_2023a chromosome 9, ASM3850222v1, whole genome shotgun sequence genomic region:
- the LOC138852479 gene encoding uncharacterized protein has translation TTTTTTSTTITTVITTTTPTTIMTITITNTTSTTTNAATTTTATPPPQTSPTPPAPLPLHHSSSFTPLSPSPSSSTPLSPSPSSSTSLSPSPSSS, from the exons accactaccaccaccacctcaaccaccatcaccaccgttatcaccaccaccacccccaccaccattatgaccatcaccatcaccaacaccactagcacaaccaccaaCGCAGCCACGACCACCacagccaccccaccaccacaaacatcaccaacaccaccagcaccactaccactccaccact CTTCATCATTTACTCCACTTTCTCCTTCACCTTCATCATCTACTCCACTTTCTCCTTCACCTTCATCATCTACTTCACTTTCTCCTTCACCTTCATCATCT